A genome region from Cucumis sativus cultivar 9930 chromosome 4, Cucumber_9930_V3, whole genome shotgun sequence includes the following:
- the LOC101216254 gene encoding zinc finger CCCH domain-containing protein 31: MDMRKRGRPEAAFNSNGSFKKHKQELESLSTVGSKSKPCTKFFSTAGCPFGESCHFLHYVPGGYNVVAQMMNLAPVGAQPSRNIAAPPSVTNGGPSAPSQVKTRMCNKYNTAEGCKFGDKCNFAHGEWELGRPNPPSHDNPRAMGGGGGGGGGVHMVGRMGGRMDLPPPGPAASFGASATAKISIDASLAGAIIGKGGINSKQICRQTGAKLSIRDHESDPNLRNIELEGTFEQINEASAMVRELIITVSMAGPGKASGGMGGGPAPTGSNYKTKLCDNFAKGSCTFGERCHFAHGAAELRKSGV, from the exons ATGGATATGCGCAAGCGAGGGAGGCCCGAAGCTGCCTTCAATTCTAATGGTTCATTTAAGAAGCATAAGCAAG AATTGGAGTCCTTATCAACTGTAGGGAGCAAATCGAAGCCATGCACCAAGTTTTTCAG TACTGCTGGTTGCCCATTTGGTGAAAGCTGCCACTTCTTGCACTACGTTCCTGGTGGTTATAATGTTGTAGCCCAAATGATGAATCTTGCTCCTGTTGGTGCTCAACCATCTAGAAATATAGCTGCCCCACCTTCTGTTACTAATGGCGGGCCCTCTGCTCCATCCCAAGTCAAAACTCGCATGTGCAACAAGTACAACACTGCTGAAGGCTGCAAGTTTGGTGATAAATGCAATTTTGCTCATGGAGAGTGGGAACTCGGGAGGCCTAATCCTCCATCTCATGATAATCCTCGTGCTATGGgaggaggtggaggtggaggtggaggagTACATATGGTTGGTCGTATGGGTGGTCGAATGGACCTGCCACCGCCGGGTCCTGCTGCAAGCTTTGGCGCTTCAGCTACTGCAAAGATCAGTATAGATGCCTCCCTTGCTGGAGCGATCATTGGCAAGGGTGGGATCAACTCCAAACAGATTTGTCGTCAAACGGGTGCGAAACTCTCCATCAGGGACCATGAATCGGATCCGAATCTGAGGAACATCGAACTGGAGGGCACTTTTGAGCAAATCAATGAAGCAAGTGCAATGGTGAGAGAGCTAATTATCACAGTTTCGATGGCAGGACCGGGTAAAGCATCTGGCGGGATGGGAGGAGGTCCTGCACCAACAGGTAGCAACTATAAAACAAAGCTATGTGATAATTTTGCGAAAGGTTCTTGTACTTTTGGTGAGAGATGCCATTTTGCGCACGGGGCTGCTG
- the LOC101221161 gene encoding transcription termination factor MTEF18, mitochondrial isoform X1, translated as MSYLQNLRALSMLSSSIIADSKFNFVRVLYWRFGFPSVASNPRFYGNKKAPQTEEHKNSGGMLNMRSRNGRRISRATIKEAQAAMLEYLHSTRGIQFFDADIMSKNSPIFLKKLLGRVEHEGDIGRSIIRFLRYHPINEFEPFFESVGLQPAEYNAFLPRNLMFLSDDDLLLENFHVLFNYGVERNKTGKIYKEVTQIFRYEYGVLLSKLKAYEKLGLSQAKVANIVVCNPYLLIGGVNDRFVKVLEKLENIGFELSWVEEQLTDGNSYNWKQILGLLFWFEQMGCGKEKLADLISQRPDLLLEDSGSKSLTLIGLLLKMGCSMVQICSVFLQFPQIRVGEFVSNMRQCFLVFNEINMDVQEIGYLFRSRPLLLGLYTLKRAKSLLGSLNVGKQRLCQFLLENPEELKNLRIGKRVLRLPDSGEVMRSKQQKTQFLLKLGLEENSTEMKEALKVFRGKVAILQERFDCIVEAGIDKKDVYKMIKVCPRIINLRKDTIEEKIDFLVNNLEYPVSSLISFPKYLAFSTKLVALRFSMYNWLKEQGTADPMLALKTIVSCSEYEFLRHHVNRHPRGMEVWENLKREIYSDSMVSPAH; from the coding sequence ATGTCGTACTTGCAAAACCTCAGAGCACTTTCCAtgctttcttcttccattattGCTGATAGCAAGTTTAACTTTGTTAGAGTCTTGTATTGGCGATTTGGGTTTCCCTCTGTTGCTTCAAACCCTAGATTTTATGGAAATAAAAAGGCTCCTCAAACGGAAGAACATAAAAATTCTGGAGGAATGTTGAATATGCGTAGTAGAAACGGTCGTCGGATTTCTCGGGCCACTATTAAGGAAGCTCAGGCTGCGATGTTGGAGTATTTACATTCTACTCGAGGGATTCAATTTTTCGATGCTGATATTATGAGTAAAAATTCCCCAATCTTTCTTAAAAAGCTTCTAGGAAGAGTTGAACATGAGGGTGATATTGGTCGGTCAATTATTCGATTTTTACGATATCATCCGATTAATGAGTTCGAGCCTTTCTTTGAGAGCGTGGGCTTGCAACCTGCAGAGTATAATGCGTTTCTTCCACGCAATTTGATGTTCTTGAGTGATGATGATTTATTGCTTGAGAACTTTCATGTGTTGTTTAACTATGGAGTTGAACGAAATAAGACAGGGAAGATATATAAGGAGGTAACTCAAATATTTCGGTATGAGTATGGTGTTTTGCTATCCAAGTTAAAAGCATATGAAAAACTTGGTCTCAGCCAAGCTAAAGTCGCTaatattgttgtttgtaaCCCCTATCTATTGATTGGTGGTGTTAATGATCGGTTTGTCAAGGTATTAGAAAAATTGGAGAACATTGGATTTGAATTAAGCTGGGTTGAAGAACAACTGACGGATGGTAATTCCTATAATTGGAAGCAAATTCTTGGGTTACTTTTCTGGTTTGAACAGATGGGTTGCGGTAAGGAGAAGTTGGCTGATTTAATCAGCCAACGTCCAGATCTTTTATTGGAGGATTCAGGAAGCAAATCACTTACCTTAATTGGGTTGTTACTGAAAATGGGATGCTCAATGGTCCAGATATGTTCCGTGTTCTTGCAATTTCCTCAAATCCGAGTTGGTGAGTTTGTATCAAATATGAGGCAATGCTTTTTGGTCTTCAATGAAATAAACATGGATGTGCAAGAGATAGGATACCTTTTCAGATCTCGTCCCTTGTTATTGGGATTGTATACTTTGAAAAGGGCTAAAAGCTTGCTTGGTAGCTTGAATGTTGGGAAGCAACGGCTCtgtcaatttcttttagagaatccagaagaattgaagaactTGCGAATTGGAAAAAGAGTTCTACGATTACCAGACTCTGGAGAGGTTATGAGATCAAAGCAACAGAAAACTCAGTTCTTGTTGAAATTAGGACTGGAAGAAAACTCAACAGAGATGAAAGAAGCGTTAAAGGTGTTTCGAGGTAAAGTAGCGATACTCCAAGAGCGGTTTGATTGTATTGTGGAAGCTGGCATTGATAAGAAGGATGTTTACAAAATGATTAAAGTTTGTCCACGAATCATTAACCTAAGAAAAGATACAATAGAAGAAAAGATAGATTTTcttgtaaataatttggaGTATCCTGTTTCATCACTAATAAGCTTCCCAAAATATCTTGCCTTTTCAACTAAATTGGTCGCTCTTAGGTTCTCAATGTATAATTGGCTCAAGGAACAAGGTACAGCCGATCCAATGTTGGCATTGAAAACTATTGTTTCATGTTCGGAATATGAATTTCTAAGACATCATGTGAATCGTCATCCCAGAGGCATGGAAGTTTGGGAGAACTTGAAGAGAGAGATATATTCAGATTCTATGGTGTCTCCGGCTCATtag
- the LOC101221161 gene encoding transcription termination factor MTEF18, mitochondrial isoform X2: MLNMRSRNGRRISRATIKEAQAAMLEYLHSTRGIQFFDADIMSKNSPIFLKKLLGRVEHEGDIGRSIIRFLRYHPINEFEPFFESVGLQPAEYNAFLPRNLMFLSDDDLLLENFHVLFNYGVERNKTGKIYKEVTQIFRYEYGVLLSKLKAYEKLGLSQAKVANIVVCNPYLLIGGVNDRFVKVLEKLENIGFELSWVEEQLTDGNSYNWKQILGLLFWFEQMGCGKEKLADLISQRPDLLLEDSGSKSLTLIGLLLKMGCSMVQICSVFLQFPQIRVGEFVSNMRQCFLVFNEINMDVQEIGYLFRSRPLLLGLYTLKRAKSLLGSLNVGKQRLCQFLLENPEELKNLRIGKRVLRLPDSGEVMRSKQQKTQFLLKLGLEENSTEMKEALKVFRGKVAILQERFDCIVEAGIDKKDVYKMIKVCPRIINLRKDTIEEKIDFLVNNLEYPVSSLISFPKYLAFSTKLVALRFSMYNWLKEQGTADPMLALKTIVSCSEYEFLRHHVNRHPRGMEVWENLKREIYSDSMVSPAH, encoded by the coding sequence ATGTTGAATATGCGTAGTAGAAACGGTCGTCGGATTTCTCGGGCCACTATTAAGGAAGCTCAGGCTGCGATGTTGGAGTATTTACATTCTACTCGAGGGATTCAATTTTTCGATGCTGATATTATGAGTAAAAATTCCCCAATCTTTCTTAAAAAGCTTCTAGGAAGAGTTGAACATGAGGGTGATATTGGTCGGTCAATTATTCGATTTTTACGATATCATCCGATTAATGAGTTCGAGCCTTTCTTTGAGAGCGTGGGCTTGCAACCTGCAGAGTATAATGCGTTTCTTCCACGCAATTTGATGTTCTTGAGTGATGATGATTTATTGCTTGAGAACTTTCATGTGTTGTTTAACTATGGAGTTGAACGAAATAAGACAGGGAAGATATATAAGGAGGTAACTCAAATATTTCGGTATGAGTATGGTGTTTTGCTATCCAAGTTAAAAGCATATGAAAAACTTGGTCTCAGCCAAGCTAAAGTCGCTaatattgttgtttgtaaCCCCTATCTATTGATTGGTGGTGTTAATGATCGGTTTGTCAAGGTATTAGAAAAATTGGAGAACATTGGATTTGAATTAAGCTGGGTTGAAGAACAACTGACGGATGGTAATTCCTATAATTGGAAGCAAATTCTTGGGTTACTTTTCTGGTTTGAACAGATGGGTTGCGGTAAGGAGAAGTTGGCTGATTTAATCAGCCAACGTCCAGATCTTTTATTGGAGGATTCAGGAAGCAAATCACTTACCTTAATTGGGTTGTTACTGAAAATGGGATGCTCAATGGTCCAGATATGTTCCGTGTTCTTGCAATTTCCTCAAATCCGAGTTGGTGAGTTTGTATCAAATATGAGGCAATGCTTTTTGGTCTTCAATGAAATAAACATGGATGTGCAAGAGATAGGATACCTTTTCAGATCTCGTCCCTTGTTATTGGGATTGTATACTTTGAAAAGGGCTAAAAGCTTGCTTGGTAGCTTGAATGTTGGGAAGCAACGGCTCtgtcaatttcttttagagaatccagaagaattgaagaactTGCGAATTGGAAAAAGAGTTCTACGATTACCAGACTCTGGAGAGGTTATGAGATCAAAGCAACAGAAAACTCAGTTCTTGTTGAAATTAGGACTGGAAGAAAACTCAACAGAGATGAAAGAAGCGTTAAAGGTGTTTCGAGGTAAAGTAGCGATACTCCAAGAGCGGTTTGATTGTATTGTGGAAGCTGGCATTGATAAGAAGGATGTTTACAAAATGATTAAAGTTTGTCCACGAATCATTAACCTAAGAAAAGATACAATAGAAGAAAAGATAGATTTTcttgtaaataatttggaGTATCCTGTTTCATCACTAATAAGCTTCCCAAAATATCTTGCCTTTTCAACTAAATTGGTCGCTCTTAGGTTCTCAATGTATAATTGGCTCAAGGAACAAGGTACAGCCGATCCAATGTTGGCATTGAAAACTATTGTTTCATGTTCGGAATATGAATTTCTAAGACATCATGTGAATCGTCATCCCAGAGGCATGGAAGTTTGGGAGAACTTGAAGAGAGAGATATATTCAGATTCTATGGTGTCTCCGGCTCATtag